In the Girardinichthys multiradiatus isolate DD_20200921_A chromosome 4, DD_fGirMul_XY1, whole genome shotgun sequence genome, one interval contains:
- the psmc3 gene encoding 26S proteasome regulatory subunit 6A, whose protein sequence is MASLSDKSVWDEVEDGIGEEVLKMSTEEIVQRTRLLDSEIKIMKSEVLRVTHELQAMKDKIKENTEKIKVNKTLPYLVSNVIELLDVDPNDQEEDGANVDLDSQRKGKCAVIKTSTRQTYFLPVIGLVDAEKLKPGDLVGVNKDSYLILETLPTEYDSRVKAMEVDERPTEQYSDIGGLDKQIQELVEAIVLPMNHKEKFENLGIQPPKGVLMYGPPGTGKTLLARACAAQTKATFLKLAGPQLVQMFIGDGAKLVRDAFALAKEKAPSIIFIDELDAIGTKRFDSEKAGDREVQRTMLELLNQLDGFQPNMQVKVIAATNRVDILDPALLRSGRLDRKIEFPMPNEEARARIMQIHSRKMNVSPDVNYEELARCTDDFNGAQCKAVCVEAGMIALRRQATELNHEDYMEGILEVQAKKKANLQYYA, encoded by the exons ATGGCGTCGCTGAGTGACAAATCAGTTTGGGATGAAGTGGAAGATGGTATCGGAGAAGAAGTGTTAAAAATGTCCACAGAGGAGATAGTTCAGCGGACCCGTCTCCTGGACAGCGAGATAAAGATTATGAAGAGTGAAGTGCTGCGGGTGACCCACGAGCTGCAGGCCATGAAGGACAAGATCAAGGAAAACACAGAGAAGATCAAGGTCAACAAGACGCTGCCCTACCTGGTCTCCAACGTGATCGAGTTGCTGGACGTGGATCCCAACGACCAGGAGGAGGACGGCGCCAACGTGGATCTGGATTCCCAGAGAAAGGGAAAATGCGCCGTGATTAAAACGTCTACTCGGCAGACCTACTTCCTGCCAGTGATCGGACTGGTGGATGCCGAGAAGCTGAAGCCCGGAGACCTGGTTGGGGTCAATAAAGACTCCTACCTAATCCTGGAGACCCTGCCTACCGAGTACGACTCCAGAGTAAAGGCCATGGAGGTGGATGAACGTCCCACAGAGCAGTACAGCGACATAGGTGGGCTCGATAAGCAGATCCAAGAACTGGTGGAGGCCATAGTCCTGCCAATGAACCACAAGGAGAAGTTTGAGAACCTGGGGATCCAACCACCTAAAGGGGTTCTGATGTATGGGCCACCGGGCACTGGGAAGACTCTCCTTGCCAGGGCCTGCGCTGCCCAGACCAAGGCCACTTTCCTAAAGCTTGCAGGTCCACAGCTGGTCCAGATGTTCATCGGAGACGGAGCCAAGCTGGTCAGAGACGCCTTTGCCCTGGCCAAGGAGAAAGCCCCATCCATCATCTTCATCGACGAGCTGGACGCCATCGGAACAAAGCGGTTTGACAGCGAGAAGGCTGGAGACAGGGAGGTGCAGAGGACCATGTTGGAGCTGCTCAACCAGCTAGATGGATTCCAGCCCAACATGCAGGTCAAG gtgatTGCCGCCACCAACAGGGTTGACATCTTGGATCCCGCTCTTCTTCGTTCGGGTCGTCTGGACCGGAAGATTGAGTTCCCGATGCCAAACGAAGAGGCCAGAGCTCGCATTATGCAGATTCACTCCCGCAAGATGAATGTCAGTCCAGATGTCAACTACGAGGAGCTGGCCCGCTGCACCGACGACTTCAACGGAGCCCAGTGCAAAGCCGTGTGCGTGGAGGCCGGCATGATCGCGCTGCGTCGGCAGGCCACGGAGCTCAACCATGAGGATTACATGGAGGGAATCCTGGAAGTGCAAGCCAAGAAGAAGGCCAATCTTCAGTACTATGCCTAA
- the LOC124867063 gene encoding TATA-box-binding protein — protein MDQNNSLPPFQGLPSPQGAMTPGITMFSPMISYGSGLTPQPVQNTNSLSILEEQQRQQQQQQQAQQPSAGLPGTSGQTPQLYHSQTGPVSTTTGLPGSTGLYSTSIGPMTPHTPATPASESSGIVPTLQNIVSTVNLGCKLDLKTIALRARNAEYNPKRFAAVIMRIREPRTTALIFSSGKMVCTGAKSEDESRLAARKYARVVQKLGFPAKFLDFKIQNMVGSCDVKFPIRLEGLVLTHQQFSSYEPELFPGLIYRMIKPRIVLLIFVSGKVVLTGAKVRAEIYEAFENIYPILKGFRKTT, from the exons ATGGACCAAAACAACAGTTTACCACCCTTCCAAGGGCTGCCTTCTCCTCAG GGTGCCATGACCCCAGGCATAACAATGTTCAGTCCCATGATATCATATGGATCAGGCTTGACACCCCAGCCTgtacagaacacaaacagtttGTCTATACTCGAGGAGCAGCAGAGgcaacaacagcagcaacagcaagCACAACAGCCCAGTGCAG GGCTTCCGGGAACGTCAGGGCAGACTCCGCAACTATATCATTCCCAGACAGGACCAGTGTCGACTACCACTGGTCTGCCAGGAAGCACCGGGCTCTACAGCACTTCGATCGGCCCCATGACCCCCCACACCCCGGCCACACCTGCTTCGGAGAGCTCAGGCATCGTTCCAACGCTACA AAACATAGTATCCACTGTAAATCTGGGCTGTAAACTGGATCTGAAGACTATTGCCCTGAGAGCCAGGAATGCGGAGTACAACCCCAAG CGTTTTGCTGCCGTCATCATGAGAATAAGAGAGCCCAGGACCACTGCACTTATCTTCAGCTCCGGGAAGATGGTTTGCACCGGAGCAAAGAG TGAGGATGAGTCGAGGTTAGCAGCTAGAAAGTATGCCCGTGTCGTGCAGAAGCTGGGTTTTCCAGCCAAGTTCTTGGACTTCAAGATTCAGAATATGGTGGGCAGTTGTGATGTGAAGTTCCCCATTCGACTGGAGGGATTGGTCCTCACACATCAGCAGTTCAGCAG CTATGAGCCAGAGCTGTTTCCAGGACTGATTTATAGAATGATCAAACCCAGGATTGTCCTGCTAATCTTTGTTTCTGGGAAGGTAGTACTCACAG ggGCCAAGGTGAGAGCAGAGATCTACGAAGCATTTGAAAACATCTACCCCATCCTGAAAGGTTTTCGGAAGACTACGTAG